Proteins from one Daphnia pulicaria isolate SC F1-1A chromosome 3, SC_F0-13Bv2, whole genome shotgun sequence genomic window:
- the LOC124328521 gene encoding F-box/WD repeat-containing protein 11-like translates to MIEWDLIENLHRRGLEHILDQIFGYLDYYCLRRAELVSVVWQEALLEGKIWKTLLGKNMCLFPCWKDMFVALKGMKHKSLDFQDDSAEYYRKICCLIEVELQLLESNWKKMKYSERKSEFGCISHCYSTTVYNYFYDFYDLNGDWIVRVQRDRRIVIRNRWTLEIEDVLEIPIMQIQFNDIIPVLKSVKINDSFIVASFIHHPEICVWDTKTRDLLYVIVMDSCGIQEEEQNDEDSFLHSECGLSLWKNLLLSCYTRSLDLSWILTLRCLSPSMGEEVVLLHRTVIVGPGFILGLFVDEIYTVVFFLHHKSLSEEVTVEIRNTTSFEIKTVIKFNSKNIPSGFHYANGLVVTSPGDRGKSIRIWDVVTGLCIVKIPYRESLASIRLVSNKYVVGCENSCKIKIWDLQTALKSNRSPNPGCLMKTIPPPPVPYLDMPPSLAVDEFQIVLVSQFDRRSFRLSVKNFLDAAK, encoded by the exons ATGATTGAGTGGGACTTGATTGAAAACCTTCATC ggcgaggcctagAGCACATATTGGATCAAATTTTTGGATATTTGGATTATTATTGTCTTCGACGGGCTGAGTTGGTATCCGTCGTTTGGCAAGAAGCTTTGTTGGAAGGGAAAATCTGGAAAACATTACTCGGGAAAAAT ATGTGTCTCTTTCCATGCTGGAAGGATATGTTTGTTGCCTTGAAAGGAATGAAACATAAAAGTTTGGATTTTCAAGATGACTCTGCTGAATACTATCGTAAAATTTGCTGTTTAATTGAAGTTGAATTACAG cTACTTGAATCGAAttggaagaagatgaaatacTCTGAGCGCAAAAGTGAATTTGGATGCATTTCCCATTGCTATTCAACAACTGTTTATAATTACTTTTATGACTTTTATGACTTGAATGGAGATTGGATTGTCCGAGTACAGAGAGATCGTAGAATTGTTATACGAAATAGATGGACCCTTGAAATCGAAGAT gtTCTTGAAATCCCGATAATGCAAATTCAGTTCAACGATATTATACCGGTTttgaaatccgtaaaaatCAACGACAGCTTCATTGTGGCTTCATTTATTCACCATCCGGAAATATGTGTCTGGGATACGAAAACTAGGGATCTA CTTTACGTGATAGTTATGGATTCTTGTGgcattcaagaagaagaacaaaacgaCGAAGACTCATTTCTTCATTCAGAATGCGGACTGAGTCTATGGAAAAACCTTCTGTTATCCTGTTACACTAgg TCATTAGATCTATCATGGATTCTCACTTTGAGATGCTTATCACCATCCATGGGCGAAGAAGTAGTATTACTACATAGGACAGTCATTGTAGGACCAggatttattttgggactttttGTGGACGAAATCTACaccgtagttttttttttacaccatAAGTCACTATCAGAAGAAGTGACTGTTGAAATTCGGAATACGAcatcttttgaaataaaaaccgtTATCAAGTTCAATTCCAAAAACATCCCTTCTGGCTTCCACTATGCGAACGGATTGGTAGTTACTAGCCCTGGTGACCGGGGAAAATCGATTAG AATTTGGGATGTAGTTACGGGACTATGTATTGTCAAAATTCCTTATCGTGAAAGTCTCGCTTCGATCCG GCTTGTTTCAAATAAATACGTCGTTGGCTGCGAAAATtcgtgtaaaataaaaatttgggaTCTCCAGACTGCTCTCAAATCAAATCGTAGTCCCAATCCTGGATGTCTAATGAAGACAATCCCACCTCCTCCAGTACCGTACTTGGATATGCCCCCATCATTAGCAGTTGACGAATTTCAGATAGTCCTTGTTAGTCAATTTGATCGTCGATCATTCCGTCTAAGTGTGAAAAACTTTTTGGATGCTGCCAAATAG